GCTGGGGCTCGCGCACGCGGTTCTTCAGGTGCTGCAATTCCTCCGGCTGGAGGCTCTCGCGCAGGTGGGCCAGCTTGAGGGCCAGCGCCTCCTCGCGCGGAAAGGCGGCGAGCAGGTGCTCGAAGAGCTCGAACGCCTCCGCGAGCTCGCCCCGGCGCAGGGCGCGGTCGGCACGTGCTTCCATGTCGGCCCGGACGGCAGGGGTCATCTCGCGCGGCAGAGTAACTGCTGCCCGCCCGGGATGTCACACGCGGAAACAGGAGCGCTCGACGGGCCGCATGCCCCAGGGGCGCGAAGGGGCCCGGGACTTCCCGTGCTTCGCGCTATCCTTCCGTCCGTGCTCCTGCCCGTGCTCACCGGTGTGTGGCTGTCGCTGTCCGGCGCGTTGGGCACGGAGCTGCGGCGGGACGGCTACAGCTTCCGGCCGCCGGACACGTTCCGCATGGCGCGCTGGGAGCGCTACGCCGGCTCGCAGGCGGGCGCGGTGTCGGCGGACGGGGTGCGCACGCGCGCCCTGTCCGCGGCGCTGGCGGACGGGGAGGGGCCGGACGCGGCCACGTTCCTCATCGCGGTGGTGGAGGGGGGCTTCTCCGCCAGCCCTTCGGAGCGCGACGCGTTCTCCACCGCGGTGATGCAGCACTTCCAGCGCGAGCTGGGCGTGGCGCTGACGCCGGAGCGGGTGGACCGCGTGGGCGGGCCGGTGCCCCGGGTGGAGCTCTTGGGCACGCTGCGAGAAGCAGGGCAGGTGCGCACGGTGCTGGTGACGGCGCTGGCCTCGGAGGGGCGCCATGCCGTGGTGACGGTCAGCGCGCCGGCCGACCGCTGGGACGCCATGGCCCCCCGGGTGCGCGCCTCGTTGGAGACCTTCCGCATGGAGGCCCCGGTGGCGGGCGTCGTGTCCCGGCGGCTCGCGGGAGCGCTGGCGGGCACCCTGGCCGGGGCGCTGCTGGTGTCGTACGCGGCCTGGCGCCGCCGCCGGCAGGGAGAGGGACCGGCCTCCGCGTAGGAGGGGGTTGCGGGAGGGCGACAGCGTCCCCCGGTGGGGCTCGCGGTGGGATACGGTGCCGCCGCCCATGTTCTCCCTCCTCCTTGTCGCCGTGCTCGCGCAGGGGCCCGTGGCACCTCCGGAGCCTTCGGGGGCCAGCGCGCCGCCGGTCGTCCTGCCGGCGCCGGACGCTGGCGTCGCGGACGCGGTGGTGCCGCCCCTGCCGGTGGCCTCGCTGCCCCCCGCCACGCACGAGCTGTTCCGCCGCATCCAGGGGCGCGTCTCGCAGGTGCGCATCATCGAGCGCCGCTCCGGGACGAAGTCCTCCATCGGCTCCGCGTTCTTCGTGAGCGCGAAGGGCCACGCCCTCACGAACTACCACGTCGTCTCCGACCTGGTGCTCCACCCGGAGGACTACACCGCGGAGCTGGACCGGGGCGACGCGACGGTGCCGGTGCGGCTGCTCGCGGTGGACGTGGCCAGCGACCTGGCCGTCATCCAGATGGACGCGCCCGTCAGCGACTACTTCAAGCTGGAGGAGCACGAACCGCCGCAGGGCACGCGCCTGTTCGCCATGGGCAACCCGCGCGACCTGGGCACCACCATCGTGGAGGGCACGTACAACGGCCTGGTGCGCGACGCCCTCTATGAGCGCGTGCACTTCACCGGCGCCATCAACCCCGGCATGAGCGGCGGGCCCACGCTCAGCGGCGAGGGCGGCGTCGTGGGCGTCAACGTGGCCACCATGGGCAACCAGGTGGGCTTCCTCGTGCCGGTGGCGCGCGCGCGGGCGCTGCTGGACCGGGCGCTGGCGCAGGAGGCACCGCCGGATCCGGCCGCGCTGCTGACGTCCGTGAAGGATCAGCTGATGGCCAACCAGCAGCGCATCACGGACCGGCTGATGGCCACGGACCTGCCCAAGCAGGCGCTGGGCGAGTACCGCGTCCCCGGCCGCTGGAGCCCGTTCCTCAAGTGCTGGGGCGACACGCCGCACGACCCGGAGACGCCCTACACGGTGACGAGCTACCAGTGCTCCTCCGAGGAGGACATCTTCCTGTCCTCCAGCCACCGCACGGGCGTGGTGGCCTACCTGCACCAGCACGTGGAGAGCCAGAAGCTGGGCGCCATGCGCTTCTCCGCGCTCTACAGCACGCTCTTCTCCCAGGACCCGGACGCGGTGGCCGCCACGCGCGAGGACGTCACCAACTTCCGCTGCAAGTCGGAGTTCGTGGACGTGAACGGGCTCACGGTGCGCGCGGCGCTCTGCCTGCGGGCCTACCGCCGCTTCCCGGGCCTCTACGACCTGGTGCTGCGCGCGGCCACGCTCAACGCGCCCACGCACGGCGTGGACACCAGCCTCACGCTGGGCGGCTTCTCCGCGGAGAACGCCCGCAAGCTGGCGCGCCGCTACCTGGAGGGCCTGTCGTGGACGAAGTGATCTTCCTGGAGGTGCTGGAAGGGGACGCCGTCCAGTCACGCCACCGGCTGGACAGGCTGCCGGTGACGGTGGGGCGCGGCTACGCCAACGACATCATCCTGGACGACCCGAAGGTCTCCGCGGAGCACCTGCGCCTGGAGCGGCGCGAGGACGGCGCGGTGGTGCTGCACGACGTGGGCAGCGTCAACGGCACGTTCAGCGTGGAGCCCTGGGCCGCGCTGAAGGAGCTGGTCGTCACGCCGGACACGCGCGTGTCCGTGGGCGACACGGTGCTGCGCTTCCGGCCGCGCAACTTCGTGGTGGAGGACACCGTCGTCAACGAAGCGCCCGCCGCCCCGCGCGAGCGCATCTTCGAGCGGCCCCGCGCCTTCGCGCTGGCGCTGCAGGCGCTGGTGGCCATGTCCTTCATCTCGGAGCGGGTGACCCAGTTCACGAAGACGGACTGGGGCGACCTGCTGCTGTCCAGCGTGCTGCCGCTGGGGCTGACGCTGCTGTGGGCTGGAGGCTGGTCCCTGGCCAGCCGCATCGCGCGCCGCAGCTTCCACTTCCGCGTGCACGCCACCATTGGCGCGCTGATGCTGCTGGGCTTCGCGGTGGCGCCGCCCCTGTTCGCGCTGTTCAGCTTCAGCTTCTCGCTGGGCGCGTGGCTGGGCTTCGTGCGCACGCTGGTCGTGCTGGGGCTGGTGGGGTGGGGGATCTACTGGCACCTGCGCTACGTGACGCGCTGGCAGGGCCGGCGGCTGGTGCGCGGGCTCGTCATCGCGTCGGTGGGCGTGCTGGCGCTCACCAACGTGTCGGAGCTGCTGGGCAACGAGCCCTTCAGCGAGACGCTGGAGTTCTCCCGCTCGCTGCTGCCGCCGGTGCTGCGCGTGGCCCCGGCGCACTCCATGGACTCGTTCTTCGAGGACGTGAAGCCGCTGGAGAAGAAGGTGGACGTGCTCGTGAACGAGCGTTGAAAGCGCGTCCACCGGAGGTGGCACGGACTACAGGCCGCGCACCGCGTGCGGCTTGTAGGGGGCCTCCAGCGCCTTGATCTCCTCGGGCGTGAGCTTGAGGTTCACGGCCTTCACCGCGTCCTCCAGGTGCTCGGGCTTCGTCGCGCCGATGATGGGCGCGGTGACCACGGGCTTGGACAACAGCCACGCCAGGGACACCTGCGCGGGCGGGGCCTTGCGCGCCTCCGCCACCTGCTTCACCGCCTCCACCACGTCCCAGTCCCCGGGCTGGTTGTAGAGCATGGGCGACAGCGTGTCGGAGCCCGCGCGCGTCGTGGCCTCCTTGTCGTCCAGCGACTTGCGCGACCCCGCGAGCAGCCCGCGCGCGAGCGGCGACCAGGGGATGACGCCCACGCCTTCCGCCTCGCAGAGGGGCAGCATCTCCCGCTCCTCCTCGCGGTAGACCAGATTGTAGTGGTTCTGCATGGATACGAAGCGCGCCCAGCTGTTGCGCTCGGACACGCTCAGCGCGCGCATGAACTGCCACGCGTACGCGGAAGATGCGCCCAGGTAGCGCACCTTGCCCTGGCGCACGAGCTGATCCAACGCGGACAGCGTCTCCTCGATGGGCGTGTTCGGGTCCATCCGGTGGATTTGATAGAGGTCGATGGTGTCCACGCCCAGCCGCTTGAGGCTCGCCTCGCAGGCCTGCGTGATGGCCTTGCGTGACAGGCCCCGCTCGTTCTGGCCGCTGCCGGTGGGGAAGTAGACCTTCGTCGCCAGCACCACTTCGTCCAGCTTCGCGTACTTGCGCAGCGCGCGGCCTGTCACTTCCTCGCTGACGCCGTCCGAGTACATGTTCGCCGTGTCGAAGAACGTCACGCCCAGCTCCACCGCGCGGCGGAAGAAGGGCTGCGAGGCCTCCTCGTCCAGCACCCACGGGCGCCACTTCGGGGTGCCGTAGCTCATGCAGCCCAGGCAGATGCGGGAGACCCGCAGGCCCGTGTGACCCAGGTTGGCGTACTTCATGGTCCGCTCCTTGGCGTGAGTGCCAATTCCGTTCGCTGCTTGCGTATTGCCCGTCATGAGCGAGCGCTTCAACCTCCTGTCTCCGGAAGTGAAGGCCAACCCCTATCCCACCTACGCCCGCATGCGCCGCGAGGCCCCCGTGTGTCAGGTGGAGCCCGGTGGCATGTGGGCCGTGTCGCGCCATGAAGACGTGCTGCGCGTCCTCAAGGACCCGCGGCGCTTCTCCTCGCAGGGCTTCCGCGTGGCCACCAATCCGCCCTGGCTGGGCGGCAACCCCTTCTCCGAGTCCATGCTCACCATGGACCCGCCCCAGCACGCCCGCCTGCGGGTGCTGGTGCAGAAGGCCTTCGGCGCGGCGGCCATGGCCCAGTTGGAGCCCCGCGTGCGCGACCTCTGCCGGCAGGCGGTGGCGGAGCTGCCCCGGGGCGTGCCGGTGGACCTGATGCCGCCGTACGCGCTGCGCATCCCGGCCGCCGTCATCAGCGACCTGCTGGGCCTGGACCCCTCCCGCGCCACGCGGCTGAAGCAGTGGGCGGACCTGATTACCGGCGGCGTCACCACGGTCAAGCCGGACGAGGAGGACCGCAAGCAGCGGGCCCGCGACGCGGTGGCGGAGCTGCGCCAGTACTTCGGCGAGGTGCTGGAGGCCCGCGCCCGCGCGCCCGGCACGGACCTGGTCAGCGAGCTGCAACAGGCCCGCGTGGACGGCGAGGCCCTGTCCAAGGACGAGCTCATCGCGTTCATGGCGCTCCTCCTGGTGGGCGGCATCGAGACGGTGGTGCACCTGCTGGGTGCGTCGCTCGTCGTGCTGCGCGACCACCCGGAGATCTGGACGCAGCTGCGCGCGGACCGCTCGCGCATCCCGGGCTTCATCGAGGAGGTCCTGCGCTACGAGCCGCCCGCCCAGGCCGCGCCGCGCCTCACCACGGAAGAGGTGGAGCTGGGCGGGGTGAGCCTGCCCAAGGGCGCGCCGGTGCTGGTGCTGCTGGGCTCCGCCGCGCACGACGAGGCGCACTTCCCGGACGGCGACCGCTTCAACCTGTCCCGCCCCGGCCCGCAGAACCTGCCCTTCGGCCACGGCATCCACTTCTGCCTGGGCGCGCAGCTGGCGCGCATGGAGGGACGCCTGGCCCTGGAGGCGCTGCTGGACGCCGTGGGCCACCTGCAGGCCGGCCCGGAGCCCATGACGTGGCACCGCACGCTGGTGGTGCGCGGGCCCGCCACGCTGCCGCTGGTGCTGCACCCGCATTGAAGCAGGGCAGGGGGCCCGCAAAGACGACGGGCAGGTTCCCGTGAAGGAACCTGCCCGCGTCACTTCAAGCGCTGGACTTCGTTACGCCCGGACTTCCGCCGGAGGCGTGTCCGTCGTGGTGGTGGCCGGAACCACGCCCTCCTTGAAGGGAGAGGTCTCCATCGCCGCCTTGAGCACGTCGTCCATGTGCGTGGCGAAGATGAACTCCAGCTCGTTCTTCGCCTGATCCGGCACGTCGATGAGGTCCTTGCGGCAACGCTCCGGCAGGATGACGCGCTTGATGCCCGCGCGGTGCGCCGCCAGGACCTTCTCCTTGATGCCGCCCACCGGCAGCACCAGGCCGCGCAGCGTGGCCTCGCCCGTCATCGCCGTGTCGTGCCGCACCCGGATGCCCGTCAGCAGGCTGGTGAGCGCGGTCAGGATGGTGACGCCGGCCGAAGGACCATCCTTGGGGATGGAGCCCGCGGGGAAGTGCAGGTGGATGTCCGTCTTCTCGAGGAAGTTCGGGTTGATGCCGAGCGACTCCGCCTTGCTGCGCAGGTAGCTCAGCGCCGCCGTGGCGGACTCCTTCATCACGTCGCCCAGCTGGCCGGTGAGCGTCATGCCGCCCTTGCCCGCCATCTTGGTCGCTTCGATGAAGAGCAGGTCGCCACCCGCCGCGGTCCACGCGAGGCCCGTCGCGACACCGGGAACCTCCGTGCGCTCCGCGACCTCCGAGTAGAACGTCTCGGGCCCGAGGATCTCCTTCACGCGCTCCGCGCCGATGACCTGCTTCTCCAGCTTGCCGCCGGCCACTTCCACCGCCACCGCGCGGCAGATGTCCGCGATGCGGCGCTCCAGGTTACGCACGCCCGCCTCGCGGGTGTACGACGTGGTCAGGATGAGCAGCGCCTCGTCCTGCACCTCGATGTGGTCCCCGTTGAGGCCGTGCTCCTTGAGCTGCTTCGGCACGAGGTGGATGCGGGCGATGGCCTGCTTCTCCTCGAACGTGTAGCCCGTCAGCTCGATGATCTCCATGCGGTCGCGCAAGGGACCGGGGATGGGGTCGAGCTGGTTCGCCGTGGCGACGAACATGACCTTCGACAGGTCGAACGCCACGTCCAGGTAGTGGTCGCTGAACGTGCTGTTCTGCTCCGGGTCCAGCACCTCCAGCAGCGCCGCGCTCGGGTCGCCGCGGAAGTCCGCGCCCAGCTTGTCGATTTCGTCCAGCATCATGACCGGGTTCTTCGTCCCGGCCTTCTTCATGCTCTGGATGAAGCGGCCCGGCAGCGCGCCCACGTACGTGCGGCGGTGGCCACGGATTTCCGCCTCGTCACGCACGCCGCCCAAGCTGAGGCGCACGAACTTGCGGCCGGTGGCCTTGGCCACGCTCTGGCCCAGCGACGTCTTGCCGACGCCCGGGGGACCGACGAGGCACAGGATGGGCCCGCGCATGTCGTTCTTGAGCTTGCGGACGGCCAGGTACTCCAGGATGCGCTTCTTCACCTTCTTGATGCCGAAGTGATCCTTGTCCAGCTGCTGGCGCGCGTTCTCGATGTCGAGGTTGTCCTCGGACACCTTCGACCACGGCAGGTCCGCGATCCAGTCCAGGTAGGTGCGCGCGACGGTGTACTCGCTGGAGGCCGCCGGGATCGTCTTGAGGCGGTTGAGCTCCTTCTGGGCGACCTTCTCCACCTCGGGGGGCAGGGCTGCCTTCTTCAGGCGCTCCTGGAGCTCGTCGAGCTCTTCCTCTTCCTCGCCCATCTCGCCGAGCTCTTCCTTGATCGCCTTGAGCTGCTGGCGCAGGTAGTACTCGCGCTGGGTCTTCGACATCTCGCCCTTCACGGCGGAGTCGATCTTGTTGGAGAGCTTGAGGATCTCGCGCTTGCGGTTGAGCAGCTCCAGGACGAGCTTCATGCGCGCCTTGAGGTCGACCGTCTCCAGCACGGCCTGCTTCTCCTCGATGGGCACGTCCACGTTGGCGGCGATGAGGTCCGCCAGGTGGCCCGGATGCGTGATGCTCTCCACCAGCTCCGTGGCGGCGGCCGGCAGCTCGGGCATCAGCTCGATGACCTCGCGCGCCAGCTTCTTCAGGTTGATGCCCAGGGCCTCCACTTCGACGTTCTCGGAGGAGGTCTTGTCCTCCACCGCGTCGACGCGGGCCTTGAGGTACGGGGCCTCCTGCACCAGCTCCATCACGCGGAAGCGCGCGAGGCCCTGGACCACG
This genomic stretch from Corallococcus macrosporus harbors:
- a CDS encoding cytochrome P450, producing the protein MSERFNLLSPEVKANPYPTYARMRREAPVCQVEPGGMWAVSRHEDVLRVLKDPRRFSSQGFRVATNPPWLGGNPFSESMLTMDPPQHARLRVLVQKAFGAAAMAQLEPRVRDLCRQAVAELPRGVPVDLMPPYALRIPAAVISDLLGLDPSRATRLKQWADLITGGVTTVKPDEEDRKQRARDAVAELRQYFGEVLEARARAPGTDLVSELQQARVDGEALSKDELIAFMALLLVGGIETVVHLLGASLVVLRDHPEIWTQLRADRSRIPGFIEEVLRYEPPAQAAPRLTTEEVELGGVSLPKGAPVLVLLGSAAHDEAHFPDGDRFNLSRPGPQNLPFGHGIHFCLGAQLARMEGRLALEALLDAVGHLQAGPEPMTWHRTLVVRGPATLPLVLHPH
- a CDS encoding aldo/keto reductase; protein product: MKYANLGHTGLRVSRICLGCMSYGTPKWRPWVLDEEASQPFFRRAVELGVTFFDTANMYSDGVSEEVTGRALRKYAKLDEVVLATKVYFPTGSGQNERGLSRKAITQACEASLKRLGVDTIDLYQIHRMDPNTPIEETLSALDQLVRQGKVRYLGASSAYAWQFMRALSVSERNSWARFVSMQNHYNLVYREEEREMLPLCEAEGVGVIPWSPLARGLLAGSRKSLDDKEATTRAGSDTLSPMLYNQPGDWDVVEAVKQVAEARKAPPAQVSLAWLLSKPVVTAPIIGATKPEHLEDAVKAVNLKLTPEEIKALEAPYKPHAVRGL
- a CDS encoding trypsin-like peptidase domain-containing protein, encoding MFSLLLVAVLAQGPVAPPEPSGASAPPVVLPAPDAGVADAVVPPLPVASLPPATHELFRRIQGRVSQVRIIERRSGTKSSIGSAFFVSAKGHALTNYHVVSDLVLHPEDYTAELDRGDATVPVRLLAVDVASDLAVIQMDAPVSDYFKLEEHEPPQGTRLFAMGNPRDLGTTIVEGTYNGLVRDALYERVHFTGAINPGMSGGPTLSGEGGVVGVNVATMGNQVGFLVPVARARALLDRALAQEAPPDPAALLTSVKDQLMANQQRITDRLMATDLPKQALGEYRVPGRWSPFLKCWGDTPHDPETPYTVTSYQCSSEEDIFLSSSHRTGVVAYLHQHVESQKLGAMRFSALYSTLFSQDPDAVAATREDVTNFRCKSEFVDVNGLTVRAALCLRAYRRFPGLYDLVLRAATLNAPTHGVDTSLTLGGFSAENARKLARRYLEGLSWTK
- the lon gene encoding endopeptidase La yields the protein MSDEKKKGTAASAMPTAMAPPGLINKEDIPQVLPILPLRNSVFFPGGVLPLAVGRQKTIALIKDAVRDDQVIGVVTQRRAEEEDPGASDLYTMGTVARIVKLLKMGEDNYSLVVQGLARFRVMELVQEAPYLKARVDAVEDKTSSENVEVEALGINLKKLAREVIELMPELPAAATELVESITHPGHLADLIAANVDVPIEEKQAVLETVDLKARMKLVLELLNRKREILKLSNKIDSAVKGEMSKTQREYYLRQQLKAIKEELGEMGEEEEELDELQERLKKAALPPEVEKVAQKELNRLKTIPAASSEYTVARTYLDWIADLPWSKVSEDNLDIENARQQLDKDHFGIKKVKKRILEYLAVRKLKNDMRGPILCLVGPPGVGKTSLGQSVAKATGRKFVRLSLGGVRDEAEIRGHRRTYVGALPGRFIQSMKKAGTKNPVMMLDEIDKLGADFRGDPSAALLEVLDPEQNSTFSDHYLDVAFDLSKVMFVATANQLDPIPGPLRDRMEIIELTGYTFEEKQAIARIHLVPKQLKEHGLNGDHIEVQDEALLILTTSYTREAGVRNLERRIADICRAVAVEVAGGKLEKQVIGAERVKEILGPETFYSEVAERTEVPGVATGLAWTAAGGDLLFIEATKMAGKGGMTLTGQLGDVMKESATAALSYLRSKAESLGINPNFLEKTDIHLHFPAGSIPKDGPSAGVTILTALTSLLTGIRVRHDTAMTGEATLRGLVLPVGGIKEKVLAAHRAGIKRVILPERCRKDLIDVPDQAKNELEFIFATHMDDVLKAAMETSPFKEGVVPATTTTDTPPAEVRA
- a CDS encoding FHA domain-containing protein, which codes for MDEVIFLEVLEGDAVQSRHRLDRLPVTVGRGYANDIILDDPKVSAEHLRLERREDGAVVLHDVGSVNGTFSVEPWAALKELVVTPDTRVSVGDTVLRFRPRNFVVEDTVVNEAPAAPRERIFERPRAFALALQALVAMSFISERVTQFTKTDWGDLLLSSVLPLGLTLLWAGGWSLASRIARRSFHFRVHATIGALMLLGFAVAPPLFALFSFSFSLGAWLGFVRTLVVLGLVGWGIYWHLRYVTRWQGRRLVRGLVIASVGVLALTNVSELLGNEPFSETLEFSRSLLPPVLRVAPAHSMDSFFEDVKPLEKKVDVLVNER